A genomic region of Arachis hypogaea cultivar Tifrunner chromosome 5, arahy.Tifrunner.gnm2.J5K5, whole genome shotgun sequence contains the following coding sequences:
- the LOC112800845 gene encoding B-type cell cycle switch protein ccs52A encodes MDHSNTVPPSPSSSSSPSSSFSSHRVERMINSNHYKSPSRTICSDRFIPYRSASKFSLFDIPATDNTSTPYSSLLRTALFGPDAPLTPDKTSHNIFRYKTETRQSMHSLSPFIHNDDVVSTVNHTPVKPPRKIPRSPYKVLDAPALQDDFYLNLVDWSSLNVLAVGLGNCVYLWNACSSKVTKLCDLGNDDCVCSVGWAQRGTLLAVGTNSGQVQIWDASQCKMIRTMEGHRLRVGALAWSSSLLSSGGKDKNIYQRDIRAQDDFVSKLSGHKSEVCGLKWSYDNRELASGGNDNRLLVWNQHSTQPVLKYCEHTAAVKAIAWSPHVHGLLASGGGTADRCIRFWNTTTNSHLSCMDTGSQVCNLAWSKNVNELVSTHGYSQNQIIVWRYPTMSKLATLTGHTYRVLYLAISPDGQTIVTGAGDETLRFWNVFPSLKSQNTESEIGALSFGRTIIR; translated from the exons ATGGACCATTCGAATACTGTTCCTccttctccatcttcttcttcttctccttcttcttctttttcctctcatcGCGTGGAGCGAATGATAAACTCGAACCACTACAAGTCCCCTTCGAGAACAATCTGCTCCGACAGGTTCATACCGTACAGATCCGCCTCCAAATTCTCCCTATTCGACATTCCCGCCACCGATAATACCTCCACCCCTTACTCTTCCCTCCTCCGCACGGCGCTATTCGGACCCGATGCACCGCTCACGCCCGATAAGACCAGCCACAACATTTTTCGTTACAAGACGGAGACTCGCCAGTCCATgcactctctctcccccttcatCCACAATGACGACGTAGTTTCCACTGTTAATCATACCCCTGTTAAGCCTCCCAGGAAAATTCCCCGTTCACCATACAAG GTTCTGGATGCGCCTGCGTTGCAAGATGATTTTTATTTGAACCTCGTGGATTGGTCTTCGCTCAATGTTTTGGCTGTTGGTCTTGGTAACTGCGTTTATTTGTGGAATGCTTGTAGCAGCAAG GTAACTAAATTGTGTGACTTGGGGAATGATGATTGCGTTTGTTCTGTTGGGTGGGCTCAGCGCGGTACACTCCTTGCTGTTGGAACTAATAGTGGTCAAGTTCAG ATTTGGGATGCATCTCAATGCAAGATGATAAGAACTATGGAAGGTCATCGTTTACGAGTTGGGGCCTTGGCCTGGAGTTCATCTCTTTTATCTTCTGGTGGCAaggataaaaatatttatcaaagaGATATACGTGCACAAGATGATTTTGTCAGTAAACTGTCCGGGCACAAGTCAGAG GTTTGTGGACTGAAGTGGTCTTATGATAACCGTGAGTTAGCATCTGGAGGAAATGATAACAGA ttgcttgtttGGAATCAACACTCAACTCAACCCGTCCTGAAGTACTGTGAACACACGGCAGCTGTTAAAGCAATAGCGTGGTCTCCTCATGTTCATGGACTCCTTGCATCTGGAGGAGGAACTGCAGATCGATGTATTCGTTTCTGGAATACGACCACAAACTCACACTTAAGCTGTATGGACACTGGAAGTCAG GTTTGCAATCTTGCCTGGTCTAAGAATGTTAATGAACTGGTAAGCACACATGGCTACTCCCAGAACCAGATAATAGTTTGGAGATACCCCACCATGTCTAAG CTCGCAACTCTTACAGGCCATACTTATAGAGTTCTGTATCTTGCCATCTCTCCAGATGGGCAG ACTATTGTCACTGGTGCTGGAGATGAAACACTTAGGTTTTGGAACGTATTCCCTTCCTTAAAATCACAG AATACTGAGAGTGAAATTGGAGCATTATCTTTTGGGAGAACAATTATTAGGTGA
- the LOC112800849 gene encoding expansin-A7-like, whose translation MASILQCRGCFLIAFTCIFATFMGESKVAMATFRPSSWALAHATFYGDETASATMGGACGYGNLFQSGYGTDTAALSSRLFNNGYACGTCYQIKCYQSSACYNNVAFTTVTATNLCPPNWSEPSDDGGWCNPPRAHFDLSKPVFMKIAQWKAGIVPILYRRVPCQRKGGLRFNFQGNGYWLLVYVMNVGGGGDIASMWVRGSRTGWIQMSHNWGASYQAFATLAGQSLSFRVTSYTTKETIIAWNVAPSNWNYGLTYSSAANFR comes from the exons ATGGCCTCCATTCTTCAATGTCGTGGCTGCTTTCTGATTGCTTTTACATGCATCTTCGCAACATTCATGGGGGAGTCAAAAGTAGCAATGGCAACATTTCGACCAAGTAGCTGGGCTCTTGCACATGCTACCTTTTACGGTGATGAAACAGCTTCTGCCACCATGG GAGGTGCATGTGGGTACGGGAACTTGTTTCAAAGCGGTTACGGGACGGACACGGCAGCATTGAGCTCAAGGTTGTTCAACAACGGGTATGCGTGCGGGACATGTTACCAGATAAAGTGCTACCAATCAAGTGCATGCTATAACAACGTGGCCTTCACAACCGTCACCGCCACCAATCTTTGCCCTCCAAATTGGTCCGAGCCCTCCGATGACGGTGGTTGGTGCAACCCTCCGCGAGCCCATTTTGACCTGTCCAAGCCGGTCTTCATGAAAATTGCCCAGTGGAAGGCCGGCATAGTCCCCATTCTATACCGCAG AGTGCCATGCCAAAGAAAGGGAGGGCTTCGATTTAATTTCCAAGGGAATGGATACTGGCTATTGGTGTATGTGATGAACGTGGGAGGCGGAGGAGACATTGCGAGCATGTGGGTGAGAGGAAGCAGAACGGGATGGATTCAGATGAGCCACAACTGGGGGGCTTCGTACCAAGCATTTGCGACTCTGGCTGGGCAATCTCTGTCTTTCAGGGTTACTTCTTACACTACTAAAGAGACTATTATTGCATGGAATGTTGCTCCTTCTAATTGGAACTATGGACTCACTTACTCCTCCGCTGCCAATTTCAGATAA
- the LOC112800848 gene encoding PGR5-like protein 1B, chloroplastic, with product MASKLLAFALAHPRAPTPTPLIPISSTSSSSSANFGAHHLVQVSGRHLCLRRRLLMLSPKATADQQQGKVEENDGVDDDGKILQYCSIDKKKRSVGEMEQEFLQALQAFYYEGKAIMSNEEFDNLKEELMWEGSSVVMLSSDEQKFLEASMAYVSGKPILSDKEFDQLKLRLKMEGSEIVAEGPRCSLRSRKVYSDLSVDYLKMFLLNVPATVVALGLFFFLDDLTGFEITYLLELPEPFSFIFTWFAAVPLLVWLAQSLTSAIIKDSLILKGPCPNCGTENTSFFGTILSISSGDSTNKVKCENCGTALVYDSTTRLITLPEGSSS from the exons ATGGCAAGCAAGTTATTAGCATTTGCATTGGCACACCCTCGTGCTCCTACCCCAACACCTCTCATTCCAATATCTtcaacttcttcttcctcttctgctAATTTTGGTGCCCACCACCTTGTTCAAGTCAGTGGCCGCCACTTATGTCTCCGCCGCCGACTCTTGATGCTCTCCCCCAAGGCCACTGCCGATCAGCAACAAG GCAAGGTTGAAGAAAATGATGGTGTTGATGATGATGGCAAAATCCTACAATATTGTAGCATAGATAAGAAAAAGAGATCAGTTGGAGAAATGGAGCAAGAGTTTCTTCAAGCACTCCAA GCATTCTATTATGAGGGGAAGGCGATTATGTCAAATGAGGaatttgataatctaaaagaAGAACTCATGTGGGAAGGGAGCAGTGTTGTCATGCTAA GTTCTGATGAACAAAAATTCTTGGAAGCTTCCATGGCCTATGTTTCTGGAAAACCAATCCTGAGCGACAAGGAGTTTGACCAGTTGAAATTGAGGCTAAAG atggaAGGGAGCGAGATTGTGGCCGAGGGTCCACGATGCAGTCTTCGTAGTAGAAAG GTTTACAGTGACCTATCTGTTGACTACTTAAAGATGTTTCTGCTCAATGTCCCAGCAACTGTGGTTGCATTAGGATT GTTCTTCTTCCTCGATGACCTTACTGGTTTCGAGATCACATATCTTCTAGAG CTTCCAGAGCCGTTTAGTTTCATTTTCACATGGTTTGCCGCTGTTCCCCTCCTTGTGTGGTTGGCTCAGTCACTTACAAGTGCTATTATAAAGGATTCCTTGATTCTAAAG GGTCCCTGTCCTAACTGTGGTACTGAAAATACTTCATTCTTTGGGACTATACTTTCTATTTCAAGTGGCGATTCCACCAACAAAGTCAAATGTGAAAA CTGTGGTACCGCATTGGTGTATGATTCAACTACAAGATTGATTACATTACCAGAAGGAAGCAGTTCCTAA
- the LOC112800850 gene encoding leucoanthocyanidin dioxygenase: MATRVASRVESLASSGIQSIPKEYVRPQEELTNIGDVFEEEKKEGPQVPTIDLKEIDSPDEVVRAKCHETLKKAAQEWGVMHLVNHGIPQDLIDRLKKAGETFFSLPIEEKEKYANDQESGKIQGYGSKLANNASGQLEWEDYFFHLVFPEDKRDLSIWPKKPCDYTEVTSEYARQLRGLATKILGALSLCLGLEEGRLEKEVGGMEELLLQLKINYYPICPQPELALGVEAHTDVSSLTFLLHNMVPGLQLYYEGKWITAKCVPDSILMHIGDTIEILSNGKYKSILHRGLVNKEKVRISWAVFCEPPKEKIILKPLPELVTDAEPALFPPRTFAQHIQHKLFRKTQEGVPN; the protein is encoded by the exons ATGGCAACTAGGGTGGCTTCAAGAGTTGAAAGCTTAGCAAGCAGTGGGATACAATCCATTCCCAAAGAGTATGTGAGGCCACAAGAAGAGTTGACCAACATAGGTGACGTATTtgaggaagagaagaaggaaggccCTCAAGTTCCGACCATTGACCTCAAGGAAATCGATTCTCCGGATGAGGTTGTGAGAGCCAAGTGCCATGAGACTCTCAAGAAGGCGGCGCAGGAATGGGGTGTGATGCACCTTGTCAACCATGGCATCCCCCAAGACCTCATCGACCGCTTGAAGAAGGCCGGGGAGACCTTCTTCTCGCTGCCgatagaggagaaggagaagtATGCCAACGACCAGGAATCTGGCAAGATTCAAGGGTATGGAAGCAAGCTTGCTAACAATGCAAGTGGACAGCTTGAGTGGGAAGACTACTTCTTCCACCTTGTTTTCCCAGAGGATAAGCGTGACTTGTCCATCTGGCCCAAGAAACCTTGTGATTATAC TGAGGTTACAAGCGAGTATGCAAGGCAACTGAGAGGACTAGCGACCAAGATTCTTGGGGCTCTGTCTCTTTGTCTGGGGCTAGAAGAAGGGAGGCTGGAGAAGGAAGTTGGAGGGATGGAAGAGCTTCTACTTCAGTTAAAGATCAATTACTACCCTATTTGTCCCCAGCCAGAACTTGCACTTGGAGTTGAAGCTCACACAGATGTTAGTTCACTCACTTTCCTCCTCCACAACATGGTACCCGGTCTTCAGCTCTACTATGAGGGCAAATGGATCACAGCAAAGTGTGTCCCGGATTCCATCCTCATGCACATTGGTGACACCATTGAGATCCTCAGCAATGGCAAGTACAAGAGCATTCTCCACAGGGGTTTGGTCAACAAGGAAAAGGTTCGGATATCTTGGGCTGTTTTCTGCGAACCCCCTAAGGAGAAGATCATACTGAAGCCCCTGCCGGAACTTGTCACGGATGCAGAGCCAGCACTATTCCCTCCTCGCACTTTTGCTCAGCATATTCAGCACAAATTATTCAGAAAGACTCAGGAAGGTGTCCCTAACTGA
- the LOC112800851 gene encoding uncharacterized protein, with translation MSSDSAKENASVVDSSLTEWKHDIGNSDDPGMSMTTGTGVESIYNTKYFIIKSLNHQNIRLSVEKGIWATQVMNEPILEEAFHNSDSVILIFSVNMSGCFQGYAQMTSSIGWRRDNVWNEGSGKGNPWGRSFNVKWLRLNDLPFHKTLHLKNPLNDYKPVKISRDCQELSPDIGLALCELLDGKNEVDGLLTSSSTDDLYWKGHHSKTSGGFAGGEDYNFHPLHLSWSMSLPYSSMLYQNQAELSQFHSASNRFSGTTITKRLPTTTVSSKVSGTKHARFSSLTEDDFLDMSYEEYLEIHSRCRKRLCLSAAQPSFKQTESLRSNSHGDYSNLDEFDRDRTSSQRSNQ, from the exons ATGTCTTCTGATAGTGCAAAGGAAAATGCATCCGTAGTTGATTCTTCGCTCACTGAATGGAAGCATGACATTGGAAATTCAGATGACCCAG GTATGAGTATGACAACTGGAACTGGAGTGGAAAgcatatataatacaaaatattttatcattaagAGTTTAAATCATCAAAACATCCGTTTATCAGTTGAGAAAGGAATTTGGGCTACTCAAGTCATGAACGAACCCATTTTGGAAGAAGCTTTTCAT aattcagatagtgtaaTCCTTATATTTAGTGTCAACATGAGTGGCTGCTTCCAAGGATATGCACAAATGACTTCCTCCATTGGGTGGAGGAGAGATAATGTTTGGAATGAGGGTAGTGGTAAGGGTAATCCTTGGGGTCGCAGTTTTAATGTCAAATGGCTGCGTTTAAATGACCTTCCCTTTCATAagactcttcatttgaagaatcCCTTGAATGACTACAAACCTGTCAAAATTAGTAGAGATTGCCAG GAGTTATCACCAGATATTGGTCTTGCTCTTTGTGAACTCCTTGACGGTAAAAACGAGGTGGATGGCCTGCTGACGAG TTCATCCACAGATGATTTATATTGGAAAGGGCATCATTCAAAGACATCAGGGGGTTTTGCGGGAGGTGAAGACTATAACTTCCATCCACTCCATTTATCATGGTCAATGTCCCTGCCATACTCTTCCATGCTTTACCAAAATCAAGCTGAGTTAAGTCAATTTCATTCAGCAAGCAATAGATTCAGTGGGACAACAATCACCAAAAGATTGCCTACCACCACTGTGTCATCAAAAGTGTCAGGGACTAAACATGCTCGTTTTAGTTCCTTAACAGAAGATGATTTTCTTGACATG TCCTATGAAGAATACTTGGAGATCCATAGCAGATGCAGGAAACGATTGTGCCTCAGT GCTGCTCAACCATCTTTCAAACAGACGGAATCATTGAGAAGTAATTCGCATGGTGATTATAG CAATTTGGACGAGTTTGATAGAGACAGGACCAGCTCTCAAAGGAGCAATCAGTAA
- the LOC112804121 gene encoding subtilisin-like protease 3, whose translation MTEAKHGKPSNSMELTLLLAFVFILTFCATSAQEAMEMVVENESNLLTTYIVYVQKPQGEDSLEYDDLHGWYNSLLPESAKTQNQQRLVFSYRNVVSGFAAKLTAEEAKSMQGREEVVSIRAERILSLHTTHSPGFMGLQTGFPLWRGSNYGKGIIVGVLDTGINPSHPSFSGEGMPSPPAKWKGHCEFTKQRTCNNKLIGARSFVKNSSRDLPFDDVGHGTHTASTAAGRFVQGASIFGNANGTAAGMAPFAHLAIYKVCQLDGCYESAIIAGMDAAIEDGVDILSLSLGGPPFEFFEDPIALGAFAAIRNGIFVSCSAGNEGPGYSTLSNEAPWILTVGASSIDRKISASAKLGNGKEFHGESAFQPKDFAPTLLPLVYAGENGNESCAFCAPGSLESVDVQGKVVLCEIGGDIARIDKGQEVKNAGGAAMILMNSEIRGYTTLADPHVLPAAHVSYQAGLEIKEYINSTSAPTATVLFRGTIIGDPFAPVVASFSSRGPNNVSPGILKPDIIGPGLNILAAWPVSLDHAFPPMNMISGTSMSCPHLSGIAALLKNSHPDWSPAAIKSAIMTTAHRANLEGEPILDQWLEPADVFATGSGHVNPLQANDPGLIYDIEPNDYIPYLCGLGYTDKQVGTILQQKVRCSEVKIIPETQLNYPSFSIEMGNTSQSYTRTVTNVGPANSTYVVEVEVPLAVEMSISPATLTFQEVKEKLTYLVEFIPEDESLRGNNTFVQGSIKWVSLSGEYSVSIPISVIFN comes from the exons ATGACTGAAGCCAAGCATGGAAAACCGTCCAACAGCATGGAACTTACATTGCTTCTTGCTTTTGTATTCATTCTAACTTTCTGTGCAACTTCAGCACAAGAAGCTATGGAAATGGTAGTTGAAAATGAAAGCAATCTATTGACTACTTACATTGTTTACGTCCAAAAGCCTCAGGGTGAGGATTCTCTTGAATATGACGACTTGCATGGATGGTACAACTCACTTCTACCAGAGAGTGCCAAGACTCAGAACCAGCAGCGCCTTGTTTTCTCATACCGAAACGTGGTGTCTGGATTTGCTGCGAAACTGACAGCAGAAGAAGCAAAAAGCATGCAAGGGAGGGAGGAGGTTGTGTCGATTCGAGCCGAAAGGATCCTTTCTTTACACACAACTCATAGTCCAGGCTTCATGGGATTGCAAACTGGATTCCCATTGTGGAGAGGCTCCAACTATGGCAAAGGCATCATAGTTGGAGTGTTGGACACAGGAATAAACCCTTCACATCCATCATTTTCTGGTGAAGGAATGCCTTCTCCACCGGCAAAATGGAAGGGCCATTGCGAGTTTACAAAGCAGAGGACTTGTAACAACAAGCTCATTGGGGCAAGAAGCTTTGTCAAAAACTCAAGCAGGGATCTTCCTTTCGATGATGTTGGCCACGGCACTCACACGGCCAGCACGGCCGCAGGGAGGTTTGTGCAGGGTGCAAGTATCTTTGGCAACGCTAACGGTACAGCTGCTGGCATGGCACCCTTTGCCCATTTAGCAATTTACAAAGTTTGCCAACTTGATGGTTGCTATGAAAGTGCAATCATAGCTGGTATGGACGCTGCCATTGAAGATGGCGTGGACATACTTTCCCTCTCTCTTGGAGGACCCCCTTTTGAATTCTTTGAAGATCCAATTGCATTGGGCGCCTTTGCAGCCATTCGCAATGGCATTTTTGTTAGTTGTTCAGCTGGGAATGAAGGTCCTGGCTATAGTACATTGTCCAATGAGGCTCCATGGATTCTCACTGTTGGTGCTAGCTCCATTGACAGAAAAATAAGTGCATCAGCCAAACTTGGCAATGGAAAAGAATTTCATGGGGAATCAGCATTCCAACCCAAGGACTTTGCACCAACCCTATTGCCACTTGTGTATGCAGGAGAAAATGGAAATGAATCTTGTGCATTCTGTGCTCCAGGATCATTGGAGAGTGTGGATGTTCAGGGTAAGGTAGTGTTGTGTGAGATAGGTGGAGATATTGCAAGAATAGACAAGGGACAAGAAGTTAAGAACGCTGGTGGTGCTGCCATGATCCTCATGAACAGTGAGATTAGAGGTTATACTACCCTTGCTGACCCTCATGTTCTTCCTGCAGCACATGTGAGTTACCAAGCTGGATTAGAAATCAAGGAATATATAAATTCAACCTCAGCACCAACAGCAACAGTCTTGTTTAGAGGAACTATCATCGGAGATCCATTTGCCCCAGTTGTTGCTTCCTTTTCCTCCAGAGGTCCAAACAATGTAAGTCCAGGGATTCTGAAACCAGACATAATTGGACCAGGATTGAACATTCTTGCTGCATGGCCTGTTTCTTTGGACCACGCTTTTCCACCAATGAACATGATTTCAG GTACTTCAATGTCTTGCCCTCATCTCAGTGGCATTGCTGCTTTGTTGAAGAACTCTCACCCAGACTGGTCCCCAGCTGCCATAAAATCAGCAATAATGACCACTGCTCACAGAGCAAACCTTGAAGGTGAACCTATATTGGACCAATGGCTTGAACCAGCTGATGTATTTGCAACTGGCTCTGGACATGTCAACCCTCTCCAAGCAAATGATCCAGGACTCATCTATGATATTGAACCAAACGATTACATTCCTTATCTATGTGGTTTGGGTTACACAGACAAACAAGTTGGTACTATCTTGCAACAAAAAGTGAGATGCTCTGAGGTAAAAATCATCCCGGAAACACAACTCAACTATCCCTCATTCTCTATTGAAATGGGGAATACTTCACAGTCCTACACAAGGACAGTGACAAATGTTGGGCCTGCAAATTCGACTTATGTTGTGGAAGTTGAAGTGCCTTTGGCTGTTGAAATGAGCATAAGCCCTGCCACGTTAACATTCCAAGAGGTGAAAGAGAAGCTTACATATCTGGTTGAGTTCATCCCTGAAGATGAAAGTCTCAGAGGGAATAACACTTTTGTTCAGGGCTCTATTAAGTGGGTGTCTCTGTCTGGAGAGTACTCAGTTAGCATCCCTATATCTGTCATCTTCAATTGA
- the LOC112803284 gene encoding subtilisin-like protease: protein MEKTILLIALVSMLTCNPTSMAEEFIEENKGHQSELRTYIVHVSRPERNNNGVSLQSEELHGWYQTLMPQTIATSIQDRMVFSYRNVVSGFAVKLTPEEAKALEEKEEVVSARPERTLTLHTTHTPSFLGLRQGQGLWKDSNLGRGVIIGIIDTGIFPYHPSFNEEGMPPPPTKWKGHCEFTGQRTCNNKLVGARNLLKEALEEPPFENFFHGTHTAAEAAGAFVEDAGVFGNAKGTAAGMAPGAHVAMYKVCNDKVGCTESAILAAMDIAIEDGVDVLSLSLGLGSLPFFDDPIAIGAFSAIQSGIFVSCSAANSGPEYGTLSNEAPWILTVGASTIDRKIAALAKLGNGAKYQGETLFQPSNFSSELLPLVYPGLNGNNESAFCTPGSLDNFDVKGKVVVCDLGKISSVLKGQEVLRAGGAAVILTSPEIVGYSTPTSAYPLPAVQVGFGASFAIKSYINSSSTAQATILFEGTIIGDSLAPEVVFFSSRGPSQESPGILKPDIIGPGVNILAAWGVSVDNKVPSYNVVSGTSMSCPHLSGIAALLKSAHPDWSPAAIKSAIMTTADTKNLGGLPIVDQRHLKADIFATGAGHVNPNRANDPGLVYDIHPDDYIPYLCGLSYTDREIGILVQRKVVCANVKVIAEAQLNYPSFSIILGSTSQYYTRTLTNVGPANSTYSVDIDVPFGLGVSVNPSQITFSEWNQKVTYSVEFISQVRENRGNHSFAQGALTWISQKHTVRTPISVIFK from the coding sequence ATGGAGAAAACCATCTTGCTCATTGCCCTCGTTTCCATGCTTACTTGCAACCCAACTTCAATGGCCGAAGAGTTCATAGAAGAAAACAAAGGCCACCAAAGTGAGTTACGAACCTACATTGTTCATGTCAGTAGGCCAGAAAGGAATAACAATGGCGTTTCTCTTCAATCAGAAGAGTTGCATGGCTGGTACCAAACACTTATGCCGCAAACCATTGCAACCTCCATTCAGGATCGTATGGTTTTCTCTTACCGCAACGTGGTCTCTGGTTTCGCCGTGAAGTTGACAccagaagaagccaaagctttgGAAGAGAAAGAGGAAGTTGTTTCAGCAAGACCTGAAAGAACCCTCACTCTTCACACAACTCACACTCCATCTTTCTTGGGTTTGCGTCAGGGACAAGGGTTGTGGAAAGATTCCAACCTTGGAAGAGGCGTTATCATCGGAATTATAGACACCGGAATATTCCCCTACCATCCTTCCTTCAACGAAGAAGGGATGCCGCCTCCACCGACCAAGTGGAAAGGTCATTGCGAATTCACGGGACAAAGAACATGCAACAACAAGCTCGTTGGTGCAAGAAATCTTCTCAAGGAAGCCCTTGAAGAGCCTCCTTTTGAAAACTTCTTCCATGGAACACATACAGCTGCAGAGGCGGCCGGAGCATTTGTGGAAGACGCCGGTGTTTTTGGCAATGCCAAGGGAACTGCAGCTGGGATGGCACCCGGTGCACACGTGGCAATGTACAAAGTATGCAACGACAAAGTCGGGTGCACAGAAAGTGCCATTCTAGCTGCAATGGACATTGCCATTGAAGACGGCGTAGATGTTCTCTCTCTGTCTCTTGGTTTAGGCTCTCTTCCGTTCTTCGACGACCCAATTGCGATCGGCGCCTTTTCAGCCATCCAAAGCGGGATTTTCGTCAGTTGCTCGGCCGCTAACAGTGGTCCTGAATACGGCACTTTGTCAAATGAAGCTCCATGGATTCTCACCGTTGGTGCAAGCACCATTGATAGAAAAATAGCAGCACTAGCAAAGCTTGGAAACGGTGCAAAATATCAAGGAGAAACTTTGTTCCAGCCCAGTAACTTTTCGTCAGAGCTATTGCCACTTGTGTATCCTGGTTTAAATGGAAACAATGAATCTGCTTTCTGCACACCCGGATCCTTAGACAACTTTGATGTCAAAGGAAAGGTTGTGGTTTGTGATTTAGGTAAGATTTCAAGTGTTCTCAAAGGACAAGAAGTTCTGAGAGCCGGTGGTGCCGCCGTGATTCTGACCAGCCCAGAAATCGTTGGCTACAGCACCCCCACCAGCGCTTACCCTCTCCCTGCAGTGCAAGTAGGCTTTGGCGCAAGTTTCGCCATCAAATCTTACATAAACTCATCAAGCACAGCACAAGCAACGATCTTGTTTGAAGGAACAATAATTGGTGATTCACTTGCACCAGAAGTTGTTTTCTTCTCTTCAAGGGGTCCAAGCCAAGAAAGTCCTGGAATCTTGAAACCAGACATAATTGGACCCGGGGTGAATATTCTAGCAGCATGGGGTGTCTCTGTAGACAACAAAGTACCATCGTACAATGTTGTCTCCGGCACTTCAATGTCATGCCCTCACCTCAGCGGCATTGCGGCTTTACTCAAAAGCGCGCATCCTGATTGGTCTCCGGCAGCTATTAAATCAGCTATCATGACGACTGCGGATACAAAGAACCTCGGAGGCCTACCCATTGTGGATCAAAGGCATTTGAAGGCTGACATTTTTGCAACGGGTGCAGGACATGTTAACCCTAATAGAGCAAATGATCCTGGTCTTGTTTATGATATCCACCCTGATGATTACATTCCTTATCTCTGTGGATTGAGTTACACGGACAGAGAGATTGGAATTCTTGTTCAAAGGAAAGTGGTGTGTGCCAATGTTAAGGTCATAGCAGAAGCACAACTCAACTACCCTTCATTTTCTATTATATTGGGGTCTACTTCACAATACTACACTAGAACGTTGACCAATGTTGGACCAGCAAATTCAACCTATAGTGTGGATATTGATGTGCCTTTTGGTTTGGGTGTGAGCGTAAACCCTTCTCAGATAACGTTCAGTGAGTGGAATCAGAAGGTTACATATTCGGTGGAGTTTATTTCACAAGTGAGAGAAAATAGAGGAAACCATAGCTTTGCTCAAGGTGCTCTCACATGGATATCTCAGAAACACACTGTTAGGACCCCCATTTCTGTTATTTTCAAGTGA